From Clostridia bacterium, the proteins below share one genomic window:
- a CDS encoding tyrosine-type recombinase/integrase, whose protein sequence is MGKKYYIERNFKNNQKILELEKELPDFCAEFFLGIEPRTSVLTRLNYAYDLKIFFEFLSQNIFNKAIKDIKLDDLSKITQTDLEKYLAHLSYYRDAQGKIRTNKDYSRSRRLASVKALFKYFFNKDKLQSNIAAKVAFPKIREKEIIRLEPNEVAEILDQSEFGDELSEHQRYFHSKTKYRDLAILTLFLGTGIRISELVGLNIEDIDFDSNAFTVIRKGGNSTILYFSDEVAAALKKY, encoded by the coding sequence ATGGGTAAAAAATACTACATAGAAAGAAACTTTAAGAATAATCAAAAAATTCTCGAATTAGAAAAAGAATTGCCCGATTTTTGCGCTGAGTTTTTTTTAGGGATCGAACCCAGAACTTCTGTTTTGACCCGATTAAATTACGCGTATGACCTCAAAATCTTTTTTGAGTTTTTGTCTCAAAATATATTCAATAAAGCTATCAAAGACATCAAGCTGGACGATTTGAGTAAAATAACCCAAACTGATTTGGAAAAATATTTGGCGCATTTGTCTTATTATAGGGACGCGCAAGGCAAGATTCGCACCAATAAAGACTATTCCCGCTCAAGGCGCTTAGCCAGCGTCAAAGCCTTATTTAAATACTTTTTTAATAAAGACAAATTGCAATCCAATATCGCGGCTAAAGTCGCTTTCCCTAAAATCCGCGAAAAAGAAATAATAAGACTAGAACCCAATGAGGTCGCGGAAATTTTGGATCAAAGCGAGTTTGGAGACGAATTAAGCGAGCATCAAAGATATTTTCACTCAAAAACAAAATATAGGGACTTGGCGATTTTAACGTTATTTTTAGGCACGGGCATAAGAATCAGCGAGCTTGTCGGGTTAAATATAGAAGATATTGATTTTGACTCAAACGCATTTACTGTCATTAGAAAAGGCGGAAATTCTACGATATTATATTTTTCAGATGAGGTGGCTGCTGCTTTAAAAAAATAT
- a CDS encoding LytTR family DNA-binding domain-containing protein: MEKYRIAIIEDSKDDSNLLRQYLKKYESEKGYIFEINVFNNALSFLADFKNDFDLIFMDIDLPDGNGMDVIHKIREKDKDVLVIFTTNMSQYALKGYEVKAFDFMVKPITYNTFFLKLASAIDCLSQKRGKYIWISNRDGKIRVHSSRIKYIEIIKHMLIFHTLDGDYQQSGTLLMIEGELEGEPFVLCNRCYLVNLKYVSSVRQYDVYLGDEKLQISRAKRKSFMTALNNYLARGD, encoded by the coding sequence ATGGAAAAATATAGAATTGCAATCATTGAAGATTCAAAAGATGATTCAAATCTATTAAGGCAATATTTAAAAAAATATGAAAGCGAAAAAGGATATATATTTGAAATCAACGTTTTTAATAACGCATTATCTTTTCTTGCGGATTTTAAAAATGATTTTGATCTTATTTTTATGGATATAGACCTTCCTGACGGCAACGGAATGGATGTTATTCATAAAATAAGAGAAAAAGATAAGGACGTATTAGTAATTTTCACAACTAATATGTCTCAATATGCGCTAAAAGGTTATGAAGTTAAAGCGTTTGATTTTATGGTAAAACCGATTACTTATAATACTTTTTTTTTAAAACTTGCAAGCGCGATAGACTGCCTAAGTCAAAAGCGCGGAAAATATATATGGATATCCAATAGAGACGGCAAGATACGCGTTCATTCTTCCCGAATTAAATATATAGAAATCATAAAACATATGCTGATTTTTCACACCTTAGACGGTGATTACCAACAAAGCGGCACATTATTAATGATAGAAGGGGAGCTTGAGGGAGAGCCGTTTGTTTTATGCAATAGATGTTACTTAGTCAATCTTAAATATGTTAGCTCGGTCAGGCAATACGACGTTTATTTAGGCGATGAAAAACTGCAAATTTCAAGAGCTAAAAGAAAATCATTTATGACAGCCCTTAATAATTATTTGGCAAGGGGGGACTAA